The following proteins are encoded in a genomic region of Nicotiana sylvestris chromosome 4, ASM39365v2, whole genome shotgun sequence:
- the LOC138890405 gene encoding secreted RxLR effector protein 161-like encodes MEASKVIDTPIATATRLDIDETGSPVIQTMYRGIIGSLLYLTANRPDIVFSVGLWARFQLNPKESHLKDAKRILRYLKGTQDLVLYYPSGDNFNLIRYADVDYAGYLVDRKSTSGMTHFLGSCLISWVTRKQNLMALSIAEAEYVAAAS; translated from the coding sequence atggaagcatcaaaggtgatagacactcccattgctactgccactcgactggacatagatgaaactggatctcctgtgattcaaaccatgtatagaggcattattgggtctctccTCTATCTCACTGCCAACAGACCTGATATTGTTTTTAGTGTAGGGCTGTGGGCAAGGTTTCAAttaaatcccaaggaatctcacttgaaggacgccaaaagaatactgagatatctcaaaggaacacaAGACCTGGTGTTGTATTATCCGTCAGGTGACAATTTTAATCTGATTAGGTATGCTGATGTAgattatgcaggttatcttgtggataggaaaagcacttctggaatgactcacttcttaggttcatgtcttatctcttgggtcacaaggaagcaaaatttAATGGCTCTTTCAATagctgaagctgaatatgtagcCGCAGCATCTTGA